Part of the Oncorhynchus kisutch isolate 150728-3 linkage group LG2, Okis_V2, whole genome shotgun sequence genome, ATTCTCTGTTGACATTACATTTGCCTTCAAGCTAGCTCAGGTATGGCATGTGTACAGGTAGGTGCTGCTGATGTTCCAGTCTGGGGGGAAGTCCTGCAGCGGGTGGTTCTTCAGGTGTTTCTGCATGGCAGCCAGGCTGCTACAGAACTCCAGGCAGACAGTACACTGGTAGGGTGTGGCCCCGCCGTGGGTCCGCAGGTGCTTGATCATGGCTGAGTAGTCCCTTGACCGCTGGCCACACAGACGGCACTCAAACGGCTTCTCTCCTGGGGTTGACATTGAGAGTGAGCAGGCAAGCACATACACAATGACTGACAAATTGAAACACACACCCACGCCTacacccccaccacacacacacacagggggataTAATACCTGTGTGTACCCGATGGTGTGTATCCAGTTGGTGTTTGAGACTGAACCTCTTGGAGCAGCGTTTACACTGGTAGGGCTTCTCTCCTCCCTGATCTCGCCGGGGGGACGGCAGTGACCTCTCCACCCTGAAGCTACGATCACAGTACTTACACCCCAGAGAAGTCTCACATGAGCCTGGGGAGGAGAGAGCAACAAGTTGGGGGTGGGGGTAGAATTGTAATCATTCCATGTCATATAAATTCCTTTTTTTCATTTAGTATCTTGTGATGAGTAACTTATAATTAGTTATAGTTAACTTTACATGAATGTACATTGTGTATACAGACAGAACCGTCCAATGAGCATCAATATTAATAAACCTAGCTTAGCTCCATTTCTATTCTGTAATGTGTTTCTTCCCCTGACGTTTCCCCTGTGCTCCCCATTGCAGCCTGTATAATTGAGGGTATGGGTTAATTGTTTTCTCACACGTCTATATTTATCAGCACAATCATTGGTGACCATTACCCGGTTAAACAATAGTGTCAGGCCAGAGTGATGACATACTAATAGCACTAAAGGGTGGTGTGAGCTCAGCCACATTGCATGCAGATGGATTTTCTGTAGGACAGGGGTCACACTCATGACTGTAAAGGCTCACTGTTGTCATAGCAGCAACCTTCTTCACTCAACATTTTTTGTTGTCTTCATTTGTGAATTCATTTGTGAATTTTTATATTACAGTGGGTATTGTATGAAATGGTATTATACAACTGTTATGAAgcataattgtatttgtcacacaccTAGATAATGATAACTAAGACCTCCTTTTACCAGAGATAGTTCTATAAATACACCACATCCTTTCACGAGGCTCAAATTGACAAGAAGAACCTTGGTTTCCTCTCATCGTGTACCTTTGCATTTCTCTATAATCTGACCGAGGTGTGATTCTGAAGTAGAGCTGTCAGCTCTCCAGCCCTTTGGTGGCAGTTAGTGATACTGTTTTACACAGTTACTATGGGGCTCTGTTGAACACATACAGGATGCTGAATagggctgggggaggggggggagagagagcaaggaccAAGACCACAATAAAGTGTTCACTCCTCTCTCACTACAATTCAGCCTGTTCTCAATTAGCTTCCTGTCCAAATCTTCCTTGGCCTCTCACTTAGAACGCACAAACCTCTGACGTCTAAGCTTGATAAGTATCTCACTTATAGGGACTAAAATGATCAAGTCTGATAAAAGTGACCAGTTGAAGTCAGTGAAACACATTATTCAACTAAATGTGTTACTCTTGGCTGTCCATTCAATTTGGTGGAGACAATCAATGGAGATAATCTTGAGTCACATGAATACCGTCTCTCAGTCGTACTGTAACGAGCGAGTGACAGTGCTAACCccatcacacaaacacagactgTAAAGATGTGAGGCTGATTTGACCACCCTACATAGAGTGAAAAAAAGATGTAAGCTTTTTTTCCCTTTGGCACTGTATCAAAACCACCAGAACATTGCAGAATGTACTGTTTGTTCTGCCAGCTTACCGCACTGCTGCACCGCCAGCACAAAGCcacaactcactcactcactcattctgtctgtctgtatctctctctctctctctctctctctctctctctctctctctctctctctctctctctctctctctcacacgctcttgctctcactctctctcatactctttctctctcccccactctttctctctcactctcttactctctttctctctcgttctccctcaggcactcttctctctctctcatgtttccTATATGCTCTGTCCCTATGACGATAGAGGTTAACGGTCACACTTTGTTAGAAATGTCACTGCCATGTATCCATTAGAATATTAAGAATACAGTCACGTCTTAGTTCTGTACAGCTCCCAATACAATATTCACATTTTGAGATGATGCTTTTTGCAATGTACCCCAGTTAGAGGTCTAGTGAAAAAGCACTGAGTGAATGTTGTGACATTACAGTACCTGAGGGGTTGGTGGTTGAGGCCTgcagccatgagctgcccaggAGGACCTTGCTGCAGTGCTGACAGTCCTGGGTTCTTCCTGGACGCTCCTTGGAGTATCTGGCcccatagaagacaggttcaaaATCAAACCTTATTTCAAGGACAAGAGTCAATGTAACTGTTGTAAGGCAAACACGCAAGCATGGTGGTCACCGAGCCACTATTAGATAACCCAGTTGATGTGTTGCAATGAGTGTCATGCCAAAGCAGATTGATTTGCACACCACCTTTAGACATCCTGTCCTTCTCCCCGGCCTCTCCAACTCCAGGCTATATGTACCTGTCTATTGATGTCAAATGTAAGTACCCAACTGTCGTAGGTTGGGGTTCTGAGGAAGAGGCCAGGCGTtacaaatatactgtatgtttagtgTCACATAGAAAAGGGACTTTCCACAGCATCTGACGCACTTTGTTAGCTCGACTGAAAAACCATAGGTGAATGATTTTTCAGAGATTAAAGGAGGAGTGGTAACGCTCTTTGTGGCCCTAAAATCGCccaaataaacaaaagtgacAAATCTGCTACAAAGTCTGCTAGATGGTTTCCTACACTACCTAAATTAAATGGACACAGATATCAGATAAACCTCAGAGATCAACaacgggagggaggaggaagtcaGAAAGATGTTGACGACCGATAGTTTCAACACTGAAACAGGATCACATAAACACAGTTTTAAGACTACTTACACTCATTCTGTAGTACTTTGTAGTACTCTGATCTGAGCCACATGTTATTTCTGACCTGGGCGTCAAGGTGGTATCTGAGGGAGTGCAGtatgtatcgtgtgtgtgtgtgtgtgtgtgtgtgtgtgtgtgtgtgtgtgcaatgtgtATTACGGGGACCTTATGCCAAATTGTAAACTGCATttctatatatattgttttattggAATGTTTGTGTTAAATTTGTTGTCCTCAGGGCTCAATGGACTCCCCTgattaaataaaagttcaataaataaaaaataggcaGACATTGTTTAAGAACAGGACTGAAACAGCTTGTAACTGATCCGTAGTGGATCTGAATGTCTTTCATGGTTGATATTTGCAAGGGAGGAGAGTAATTAAGGGGGCTCCCCTTTAGATACTATGCAGAAAACTGCTATGTAGAGCCTTTCAATTACACCATACTGTACATCATGTCTCTGCATTAGAAAATAGGAAGTAGCTTCACTGTAAAACCAGAAACGAGACAGTGTAATGCCACCATCAAGGGACAGACCACAGAACATGACTTCAGCAGCTGTTCTGTGGTTTGGACACAGCTAATATGAATGACCATCTACATCCATAATATACATCATGTGAATatgacagacaggagagggttaaCTGGAGACAGCGGAAACTCTGCTTGTAGGAAAGAACTTTCACTCAGATCCACCCAAACGACAATGAGTCAGATAGCTGTGTCGATATGTGCTACTTAATGTAAGCAAATTAGGGGGATTCTGAACTATATTGTAGACATGAGAACAGGGAAAGAAGGAGAAGAATGAAGACCAAAACGTTTGTAGTATAAAACCCCTCCAGAGAGGTCTTACCTTTGCCCTTCCCCTAGTGCTCCACCTATCAACACTTTATCCATCGAGTCTCTTTTTCCCAGCAGACCTTGCTTCAGGACGTCCCCCAGCTCCCGAGACCCAGAGAGCAGGGGGTGGTGGTATGGATGCAGGATGCCCGGGTAGCCCAGGACGGCGCTGTGGACCTGGGGCGGGCATGAGGACGTTAGCAGGGGGTAcatgtggggagaggagaggtggaaggggtaTGTCACCAGGTGCTGTGAGGGGTGAAGGGAAGAGGAACTGGCTGCTAGGATGTCGTTATAGTTCAAGGCCATCCTCCTCAGGGTGTTGACTTGGTGCCACATGACCCTCGACgctgggggaggaggagtagggggttGGATGGTGGCAGCAGTGGTGGCGATGACACTGTCTCTGGATGGAGGCGGTGTGGTGGCCACTAGTGTGGGTGTGAGTGGCTTTGGCCTTTTTCTCTGTGGTGGTGATGAACCAGAGGAGTTATCCCTAGTGTCAAGAAGAGTGGGACCCTCAGTGAATGGGCTGCTCTGGGGCTCCAGATCAATGGAAGGAATTGTCTGGGGATCCCCCTCTTCTGGAATGGGACTTCCTTTCAGGGattctttctcatctctctcctctgttatctGAAGTCTTGTTTCTGTCATTTCTCCAGTTTCTTTCGTTCCTCTCACTTCTCTTATTTCTCtcaactctcttctctctctcttcaggcacCCCCGATTTCTCTTCAGCTGGCTGCGACACTGCTCCTCCAGGGAATGCATCTCCAGGAGCTTGGCGGCCCTCAGAAGCTGGGGCAGATCATCCACAGGGACCTCCAGGGTCTCGGTGTAGGCAAAGTCCAGGACCTGCTGgaaggtgtgtggagagaggagCTCCAGACTACAGTGGTAAGGTTGGTCGAGGCGATCGTGCTGGTCTGAGTATGCAGCCTGTAGGGTGAGCTGATGCTCCAGGGTTTTGCTAGCGCAGGCCAGCACCAGCCGATGGGCCCTGAACACCTGGCTCTCCACTGAGATAACAGCATCACACAGCGTCCCCGAGCGACGCAGGACATCTGCCTGGCGCAGGAAGAGGGAGTACTGGGTGTTGTGAACTCGGATCATCTTAGAGGTATGGAGGAGGAGTGATGGGAAGAGAAGATGGGCAGGTGGATAGGAGATGGTTTGGAAACTGTTTGAGACAACGCCATTCAACCTATAGGAAAAAGGAGACCATGATCATTTTTTGTAATGTTTCTGagaaataaaaatagcagatAGCAAGTTGGAAAATGTATTTGTATAAATAGGTAAATTGCAGAGATTGCAGTTGTGATAAATAGATTATATCCCACGCCAGGTTCTTAGTGTTTTTCCATCGATGCCAGACGTTTAGGATGTTTTCAAGCTATCAGGGgtgagagaagagggggatggaaaCTCAGAGGGCAGATCATATCACCTGCTGACGTAGGTTTGGTTGATAACGTGCTGTTGGTTACTAGGGTTTTGGAAATTCATAGCCCGAAAGGGACTGACACAATGCAAGAATGACTTAAAAAGTTCAACATTACAGGAGCAATTGATATGTCGACCATGTTACATATCAATAAATATTGAGTGGCATTTCACAGTCTGCAGCATGAAGTGAAATGAATCTCAAGAACAGGTCATAATAAATTATATCCATTTATGATATTATCTTTAAGTCCATTTCCCCTGAAGTCCTTGTGTGGCAATCTGTGGCTTAAAATTCAATTCTGTGGTTGATGAAGTACAGCATATTTCACAGATGTTTTTAGCACATCTTATATCTAACCTCTGTAGTAAAAATAAGTGGCCGAGGCTGTATGTCTGGTTGACGTGTGGAAATGTTATGTTTCATGTTAGCTTTGAAATGAATCTCTCAGGTATACGCTCAGAAGCCACAAACCTCCTCAGAATGACACTATGACTAATGCCAGTACACACAGGCTTCACAGACAGACGACAAGTTTGTTTGACAACAACAACCTTTAGTGTACTGTAATTTGGTTTAGATAGGCATCTACAGTTGTAACAGTGTGCTGTATGAGGTATAAATCAAATTGTGCTATTGGAACATGCAGTAGTGAGTCTTGAtatgacaggattgtgtcgaaaaGAAATGGGTCACGTCAATTTACAAAAGTGGATTAACCGCAGTTCTGTGCTATATTGTGCACAATCCTACTaaacagcagtggtggaaaaagtactcaattgtcatactttggtaaaagtaaagataccttaatagaatatgacagtaaaatactacttgagtaaaagtctaaaagtatctggttttaaatgtacttaattacaatggtggaaaaagtactaaattgttaTACGTAAAAAGTACAACAAAATGCtttacatcaaattccttatatagaGCAAACCAGGTGGCAAGAATTTCTTGGTTTTCTTATTTATGGACAGCCAGCGGCACTCTCCAACacgcagacataatttacaaacgcaGTAGTTGCATttagtcagccagatcagaggcagtagggatgacaacgtGTTATATTAATAgatgcgtgaattggaccatatacagtggggcaaaaaagtatttagtcagccaccaattgtgcaagttctcccacttaaaaagatgagagaggcctgtaattttcatcgtaggtacacttcaactatgacagacaaaatgagaaaaaaaatcctgaaaatcacattgtagaatttttaatgaatttatttgcaaattatggtggaaaataagtatttggtcaataacaaaagtttatctcaatactttgttatataccctttgttggcaatgacagaggtcaaacgttttctttaagtcttcacaaggttttcacacactgttgctggtagtttggcccattactccatgcagatctcctctagagcagtgatgttttggggctgttgctgggcaacacggactttcaactccctccaaagattttcttatggggttgagatctggagactggctaggccactccaggacctcgaaatgcttcttacgaagccactccttcattgcccgggcggtgtgtttgggatcattgtcatgctgaaagacccagccacgtttcatcttcaatgcccttgctgatggtaggctttgttactttggtcccagctctctgcaggtcattcactaggtccccccgtgtggttctgggatttctgctcaccgttcttgtgatcattttgaccccatggggtgagatcttgcgtggagctccagatcgagggagattatcagtagtcttgtatgtcttccatttcctaataattgctcccacagttgatttcttcaaaccaagctgcttacctattgcagattcagtcttcccagcctggtgcaggtctacaattttgtttctggtgtcctttgacagctcattggtcttggccataggggagtttggagtgtgactgtttgaggttgtggacaggtgtcttttatactgataacaagttcaaacaggtgccattaatacaggtaacgagtagaggacagaggagcctcttaaagaagaagttacaggtctgtgagagccagaaatattgcttgtttgtaggtgaccaaatacttattttccaccataatttgcaaataaattcataaaaaatcctacaatgtgattttctggattttttttctaattttgtctgtcatagttgaagtgtacctatgatgaaaattacaggcctctctcatctttttaagtgggagaacttgcacaattggtggctgactaaatacttttttgccccactgtagctgtcctgcctgagcattcgAAATATAATGAGTACTTTTctgtgtcagagaaaatgtatgggagtaaaatgtacatattgtcttaaggaatgtagtggagtaaaagtaataaatataaatagtaaagtacagatactgaAAAAATCTActcaagtagtactttaaagtatttttacttaaaccACTGCAAAACAGGTTAAAACTTACTTTATTTTTGAACTAAATGTGTGATGTGTGGTTGTGTATCCTCTATTCTGCTCCTCCAGCTGACCTGTCTCTGAGAGAACTTTCCCATGGAGCACTTTGGCACAGTAACCTCTGCTCAGTACAGTAACTCAATTTCTATCCGCCGACGGCGACAGTCGATAAGATCGAAAGTAGACATACCGGTACTGAAATGGCAGCAATTTAATATCATCGTTACTCTAATGGATGCTTAATCTCTTTCCAACACACACATAGTCAAACAAAGTGTCAGTTCCACTCTCAAAAGTATGAACTCAATATTTTAAGTAATACATTCCTTTATTTGCTTACTAAACACACAAAATGTGATTTGTttgctgaatgggtctatagacCCCAGAGTGAAAATACAAAAACTAAAACTAACAACTAGAGTATACTGATGGCCATGGACAACTGTTATATGATGCCTCTGTAATGGTCTCTGTATTATTATAGATTATatcatattataaactgggtagttcgagccctgaatgctgaatggctgaaagccatggtatatgagaccgtataccacaggtatgacaaaacatttattttgactgttctaattatgtttgtaaccagtttataatagcaataaggcacctcaggggtttatggtgtatggccaataaagggaaagggggatacctagtcagtggtacaactgaatgcattcaactgaaatgtgtctttcacatttaacccaacgtctgaatcagaaaggtgcggggggctgccatataCCACGGCTCTGtgttgcgtcgtgcctaagaacagcccttagctgtggtatattgaccatataccacccCCCTATATCGTATTTATGCACCAGATGATGGATTCACATTGTCCACAAATGTGCAATACATTATCCTTGCCAAGACACAAACATACAAAGGCCAATCATTCAAGGCTCAATAACGCTGGTTATTGGTGGTGGGGACACAACAGATCATAGAAATCATCATATTCGGATTTAAATGTTGTTGCTAAACTTTCTGTATGCAACATGAGGGACAATCACATGTTTGAATTTCTTATTGTTGAGAAGCAACTGCTTTAAGTTAATTGAATTAAATGACATTGAACACCCTTCTTGAAAATGACAATGAAGTTCATGCGTAAGTGAAACTGCAGATTAGCAGTTATCGTACAATGTATTCCAGCATCACTTCATCCCTATTTGTATTGGTACAGTAATACTTTATAGGGTGAACATTTGTAGAACGTCTTTACTGACATTAATTTGACTATTTACTGTATATTAGAGAATTTGTATGagtgcatttaaaaaaatgatattCTATTATTTCCACCAGTAGGACATCAAGTCACGACAGAAAttattgataaagatgagcagaaaatactgtataaaatacTATTTTATAAAATACTACTAATACAATTTTGCTCacagaaagagattttgtttaacaatactttttttcttcttaaaaaGATAGGGGTCACAATTATTGACACCTCGGTTTTCAATAATCCAGCACCCTTTGTGCACCCTGCCTTTGTgaggataacggcactgagcctctttctgaaatgttttatgagattggagaacacattgggatgaATCTTAGACAACTCCtacatacagaatctttccagatcatTGATATCCTTCCATCTGTGCTAATGGAGTGagtgccctcttcaattcaaaccacaggttttcaatggggttcaagtccagagactgagagaGCCATTGAAAAATgctgattttgtggtcaattaaccatttctttgtggaattTGATGTGCGATGggagttattgtcttgctggaagatccacttctGGCCAAGTTTCAACCTCCTGTCAGATGCAACCTGGATTTtgtctaaaatgtcctggtactgggtaaatgtcatgat contains:
- the LOC109900907 gene encoding zinc finger and BTB domain-containing protein 16-like yields the protein MIRVHNTQYSLFLRQADVLRRSGTLCDAVISVESQVFRAHRLVLACASKTLEHQLTLQAAYSDQHDRLDQPYHCSLELLSPHTFQQVLDFAYTETLEVPVDDLPQLLRAAKLLEMHSLEEQCRSQLKRNRGCLKRERRELREIREVRGTKETGEMTETRLQITEERDEKESLKGSPIPEEGDPQTIPSIDLEPQSSPFTEGPTLLDTRDNSSGSSPPQRKRPKPLTPTLVATTPPPSRDSVIATTAATIQPPTPPPPASRVMWHQVNTLRRMALNYNDILAASSSSLHPSQHLVTYPFHLSSPHMYPLLTSSCPPQVHSAVLGYPGILHPYHHPLLSGSRELGDVLKQGLLGKRDSMDKVLIGGALGEGQRYSKERPGRTQDCQHCSKVLLGSSWLQASTTNPSGSCETSLGCKYCDRSFRVERSLPSPRRDQGGEKPYQCKRCSKRFSLKHQLDTHHRVHTGEKPFECRLCGQRSRDYSAMIKHLRTHGGATPYQCTVCLEFCSSLAAMQKHLKNHPLQDFPPDWNISSTYLYTCHT